GAAGATCCCGCGCGCAGGCGGGATCTTCTCTTTCAGAGCAGGTTGTGTTTTGGCAATAAAAAACCCCCTTGTTGATTCAACTTGGGGGTTTTTTACGTCAAAGACGGTTTAAAATAATCATTCTTTCACGATCCGGATTACCTTGGTTTGTTCACCCTGATCCAGGCGGATCAGGTAGGTGCCCGACTGAAGGTCCTTTAAGGAAAGTTCGAAGCGATTTTCTCCTTCCATGACCGTTTTCGTTTCCATTAGCAGGCTGCGACCGCTCAGGTCGTAAACGGTCAGGCGGGCTTTTCCGAGGAGTCCGGAGAAATAGCGCAACTGAACATTTTCGTGTGCAGGATTCGGGAAGGCCGTCAGCGCATCCGACTCATCGGTCGTTCCGAAGTTGCCCTGACGGATCAGACCTGTGGTGAACAATGCCGAGGAACTGTAAATCGAAGTTGTAACGCCGTTACAGATCGAGCGCACCTGCCACTGATAGGTCGTGTTCGCGGAGAGACCGGTAAGCGACATGTTGGTCACGCCACCGGCTCCGCTGACTTTTTTCCAGAGGTAGTTCGTCGTACCGTTTACCGAGTAGCGTACCATGAAACTGTCGGCCGTTACCATCGGTGTCCAGTTGACAACCGCGCTGTTGTTGGTCACATTCGTTGAACTGAGTCCGTACGGAGTCGCGCACGGCACCGGCGCATTCGTGGTGCAAAAGGTTAACGCGGTACTGTAACCGCTGCTAAGACCGGAACAGATCGAAGATACCTGGAACTGATAGGTCGTATTGGGCGTCAAACCGGTCAGGCTTGCAGAAGTCGTTCCGCCTACGCCGCTGACATCTTTATAGAGATAATTCGTAGTGCCGTTGACTGAATAGCGAATACGGAAAATGTCGGCGGTCACCAGGTTGGTCCAGCTCACGGTAGCGCTGGTGTTCGCCACATTCGAAGTTCCGAGACCGAAGGGTCGGCCGCACGGAGTCGGATTATTCGTCGTCGTAAACGTAGCAACGGAGCTATACCCGCTGCTCACACCATTACAGATCGAACTGACCTGCCATTTGTAGGTTGTGTTTTGTGTCAGGTTCGTCAGCGATGTGCTGCTGCCGGAACTTCCGTTGAGGTCTTTGTAGAAGTACGTAGACGTTCCGTTCACATAATACCGGATACGGAATACATCGGCGGTAACGAAGGGTGTCCAGCCCACCGTTGCGCTGTTGTTCGCGATGTTGGTCGTGCTAAGCGCGTTGGGGACCGCGCAGGGAATCGGCGCGTTGGTCGTGGTAAAGGTGGCGGAGTTGCTGTAACCGCTGCTCACGCCGCGGCAGATGGAACTGACCTGGAACTGGTAAGTCGTTCCCGGAGAGAGTCCGCTAAGGCCGGTGCTGCTGACACCACCTGCGCCGTTGACGTCCTTATACAAACAGTTCGTCGTGCCGTTCACCGAATACCGGATCCGGAACGTGTCGGCCGTGGCCGCGTTGCTCCAGCTCACCGTCGCGGAAACGTTGGTGACCGCGGAGGAGCCCAGTCCGGTAGGACGTAGACAATTGTTCCCCGCAGCGGTAACCGTGGTAGTGGCCGTAGCCGTGCCCGTGCAACCGAATGCGTTCGTGTAGGTGTAGGTTACGGTATACGGACCACCTGCGCCAGCAACTGAAGGCGTGAACGTATTGCCGCTGATGCCGGGACCCGAAAACGTTCCGCCGGAAGGAGAGCCGGTCAGCATTGCCGGTGAAGAACCAGTCGTGTACGATGCGGCAAGACCGGTGAATGAAACCGACGGAATCGGATTGATCGTGGCCGTCACCATAGTGCGCGCACTTTCCTGGACGATATCGGCGCGCCGCACCTGCCAGTCGTAGAAGTAATAATACTGACCATGTCCACCCGATGAGTTATGGATCTGCAGCAATCCCGGATAGTTGTACGGGTAAGAAACACCCGCCGTGTTGTAATACATGCCGGTGC
This genomic stretch from Bacteroidota bacterium harbors:
- a CDS encoding fibronectin type III domain-containing protein, with product MRTILTYQLLRSHMKKLLLLLAAMGAALLTSAQCTTSNATSCVCPAGASNCDLLPDISVGKDAITASGGYTEYAQINAGTSQSGQGSDDGRLRLTGSTPNIGYGPMEVRGVSKWVCGTDTVTAYPGTGTCPDGSDPKQVVAQRVYHKNGSVMTYSDREAGTMTYHPTHGHQHIDGWGFYTLRIENPTDPNPLNWPIVGSGSKLAFCLLDLSNCNSSNGHCRDSLNNILTSTNLPNYGLGGGQYGCSNTLQGISAGYVDIYSKTLDGMWINIPQGTCNGNYWIVVQIDPNNNFQELRENNNVIAVPITLTRQTAPGTGVATISSNRAGVIAPGDVATLTANAGTAYTWSTGATTQSIQVSTAGTYRVTVTSPCGTATSAPYTLSVLTAPTAPSVTNASRCGSGSVTLGASGSGTLKWYTGASGGISIATGSSYTTPTLSATTNYYVSNSVTSSGTNSSAGPASITIGAGAYNTSSTAQYLVFNVYSNIVLQSIKVYSNTAASRTFTLFDKNLSTLRTTTVPLVNGTNTVTLNWSIPPGDFYRIQSSGTGMYYNTAGVSYPYNYPGLLQIHNSSGGHGQYYYFYDWQVRRADIVQESARTMVTATINPIPSVSFTGLAASYTTGSSPAMLTGSPSGGTFSGPGISGNTFTPSVAGAGGPYTVTYTYTNAFGCTGTATATTTVTAAGNNCLRPTGLGSSAVTNVSATVSWSNAATADTFRIRYSVNGTTNCLYKDVNGAGGVSSTGLSGLSPGTTYQFQVSSICRGVSSGYSNSATFTTTNAPIPCAVPNALSTTNIANNSATVGWTPFVTADVFRIRYYVNGTSTYFYKDLNGSSGSSTSLTNLTQNTTYKWQVSSICNGVSSGYSSVATFTTTNNPTPCGRPFGLGTSNVANTSATVSWTNLVTADIFRIRYSVNGTTNYLYKDVSGVGGTTSASLTGLTPNTTYQFQVSSICSGLSSGYSTALTFCTTNAPVPCATPYGLSSTNVTNNSAVVNWTPMVTADSFMVRYSVNGTTNYLWKKVSGAGGVTNMSLTGLSANTTYQWQVRSICNGVTTSIYSSSALFTTGLIRQGNFGTTDESDALTAFPNPAHENVQLRYFSGLLGKARLTVYDLSGRSLLMETKTVMEGENRFELSLKDLQSGTYLIRLDQGEQTKVIRIVKE